A genomic segment from Aegilops tauschii subsp. strangulata cultivar AL8/78 chromosome 1, Aet v6.0, whole genome shotgun sequence encodes:
- the LOC109743302 gene encoding protein NINJA homolog 1: MEDGLELSLGLSLGGGSSGKSKARDASLEPKAEPQVEESSSKGVSQPPDAPFAHYYQATAENQEHSSKQRHSPATPPFGNFWGQHGGSSAPVADGSSELIAHQSQLPQYQEGRTPNNIGNNSEENMPVSSKRKLLSEETSFQKKHHSAADQPDAFSKSSEGGVKNAPISISTDDGSTGENEEVADSEAEGSNSWLVAQREDSAKGSVVNRGSDIKRSSDDATGGFQGKRQPSFSGSESSSGKLPHGNPLQASNVVTAQYQGQTQVSAPLGITNAPNFPPMYTVQLRPPVNNGPAVQAMGGASQVSFGYPTGQLPILETSSSWAFGTPPQAISSFAERAGAKQADDGKKPQEAGASSSALLEDGKVVEKVLPLMGSGSGIRPGIAPNVKFGGSGSYPDLPWVSTTGTGPSGRTISGVTYNFGRNEVKIVCACHGTHMTPEEFTRHASVDATGQENNATMSAFPVGNQAASAQN; this comes from the exons ATGGAGGATGGCCTTGAGCTTAGTTTAGGCCTCTCTTTGGGTGGTGGGTCTTCTGGGAAGTCTAAGGCAAGAGATGCTTCTCTAGAGCCTAAAGCAGAACCTCAAGTGGAAGAGAGCAGTAGCAAAGGTGTCTCGCAACCTCCCGATGCTCCTTTTGCGCATTACTATCAAGCAACTGCTGAGAACCAGGAACACAGTAGCAAGCAGAGGCATAGCCCTGCTACCCCGCCGTTTGGAAACTTCTGGGGACAACACGGTGGCTCCTCTGCTCCAGTGGCAGATGGATCAAGTGAACTAATAGCCCACCAATCTCAGCTTCCCCAGTATCAGGAGGGGCGGACTCCAAATAATATTGGAAATAATTCGGAGGAAAACATGCCAGTCTCAAGTAAAAGAAAGCTGCTTTCTGAAGAGACAAGTTTTCAGAAGAAGCATCATTCTGCTGCTGACCAGCCTGATGCATTCAGTAAGAGCTCTGAGGGAGGTGTGAAAAATGCACCGATTTCAATTAGCACGGATGATGGTTCAACCGGTGAAAATGAGGAGGTTGCAGACTCGGAAGCAGAAGGCTCTAACTCTTGGTTGGTTGCACAGCGTGAAGACAGTGCCAAGGGCTCTGTGGTAAACAGAGGATCCGATATAAAGAGATCCAGTGATGATGCTACAGGTGGATTTCAAGGAAAGAGGCAACCGAGCTTTTCAGGAAGTGAATCTAGCTCTGGAAAGTTGCCGCATGGAAATCCCTTACAAGCATCGAATGTAGTGACTGCGCAATATCAAGGCCAGACTCAGGTTTCAGCACCCCTGGGCATAACTAATGCACCCAATTTTCCTCCAATGTATACAGTGCAATTGAGGCCACCCGTAAACAATGGACCTGCTGTCCAGGCGATGGGTGGTGCCTCCCAGGTTTCTTTTGGTTACCCAACAGGTCAGCTACCAATACTTGAAACAAGCTCTTCATGGGCATTTGGTACTCCGCCTCAGGCTATTTCTTCCTTTGCCGAACGAGCAGGAGCCAAACAAGCTGATGATGGAAAGAAACCTCAAG AGGCTGGCGCGTCCTCCTCTGCTCTTTTGGAGGATGGTAAGGTTGTCGAGAAGGTATTGCCTCTCATGGGCTCGGGCTCTGGCATAAGGCCGGGCATCGCCCCAAATGTCAAATTCGGAGGGTCCGGATCATACCCCGATCTTCCCTGGGTATCCACAACCGGGACTGGACCAAGTGGCAGGACCATATCAGGCGTAACATACAACTTCGGCAGAAACGAAGTGAAGATTGTGTGTGCTTGCCATGGCACACACATGACGCCCGAGGAGTTCACGCGACACGCTAGCGTGGACGCCACGGGCCAGGAGAACAATGCTACCATGTCGGCGTTTCCTGTCGGGAATCAAGCAGCATCAGCCCAAAACTAA
- the LOC109743354 gene encoding exosome complex component RRP41 homolog, with protein sequence MEYVNPLTGFRVDGRRPNEMRQLKGEVGVVSRADGSALFEMGNTRVIAAVYGPREIQNRSQQQNRKEALVRCEYRMAEFSTGDRRRKPKGDRRSTEISLVIRQTMEASILTHLMPHSQIDIFVQVLQADGGTRSACINAATLALADAGIPMRDIVTSCSAGYLCSTPLLDLNYIEDSAGGADVTVGILAKMDKVTLLQMDAKLPMDTFETVMDLATEGCKAIATYIREVLLENTKQLECQRG encoded by the exons ATGGAGTACGTCAACCCTCTCACCGGCTTCCGCGTCGACGGCCGCCGCCCCAACGAG ATGCGGCAGCTCAAGGGCGAGGTCGGCGTCGTCTCCAGGGCCGACGGCTCGGCGCTCTTCGAGATGGGCAACACCAGGGTCATCGCCGCGGTCTACGGACCTCGAGAG ATCCAAAACAGGAGTCAGCAACAAAATCGTAAAGAGGCTTTG GTGCGTTGTGAGTATAGAATGGCAGAATTTAGCACTGGGGATCGAAGGAGAAAGCCAAAAGGTGACAG GCGATCAACAGAAATTTCTCTTGTTATTCGACAAACAATGGAGGCAAGCATATTAACACATTTAATGCCACACTCACAG ATTGACATATTTGTCCAAGTTCTTCAAGCTGATGGTG GAACCAGGTCCGCATGCATCAATGCTGCAACACTAGCACTTGCAGATGCTGGGATTCCAATGCGAGACATAGTCACATCTTGCAGTGCTGGGTACCTGTGTTCTACTCCTTTGCTTG ATCTGAACTATATAGAAGACAGCGCTGGAGGCGCGGATGTCACCGTTGGCATTCTTGCAAAGATGGACAAAGTGACTCTTCTGCAG ATGGACGCGAAACTACCAATGGATACATTTGAGACTGTGATGGACCTTGCAACTGAAGGGTGCAAAGCGATCGCAACCTACATCCGAGAG GTGCTATTGGAGAACACGAAGCAGCTGGAGTGTCAGCGAGGCTAG